The Panthera tigris isolate Pti1 chromosome A1, P.tigris_Pti1_mat1.1, whole genome shotgun sequence region cgctcaagattctctccctctccctctgctcctctccactgCCTGTgcattctctccatctctctttctctctctctgtcaaaaaaaaaaaataataactaaaataaaaattttaaaaaaagacctgagctggggcgcctgggtggcacagtcggttaagcgtccgacttcagccaggtcacgatctcgcggtccgtgagttcgagccccgcgtcaggctctgggctgatggctcggagcctggagcctgtttccgattctgtgtctccctctctctctgcccctcccccgttcatgctctgtctctctctgtcccaaaaataaataaaaaacgttgaaaaaaaaaattaaaaaaaaaaaaaaaaagacctgagctgagatcaagagtcagttgcctaaccaactgagccacccaggcaccctcaagaattcacatttctaacaagctgcTAGATGCTGGTGATCTGGAGATcatgctttgagaaccactgctttatgaattattcttatttttagtcATTGAATAAGAAATATCCTAAAAAGGGTCGAATTTtgtacaaaatgaatgaatgaattgctcACCTTAATGACAAAAGGCTCACAAAGTTGGCTTAGTCACCAAGTGTTTGTCAAGTTTCAATGCTACATATTCTTGAGCAGCTGCAAGGTGGAAGTTGGATGTTTTCATTGCACATAATGTCACTGcaatgaaaatcaaattttaaaattgaagggAGAGACTTCCTCGATCACAGAGACTGTAAGATCTTTTCTCCTGTGTCAGAACCTTGTACCACTTCCCTAGAGTGTGCTGAAAACCGATCCATTATGTTCAGAGGCAACAAGGGGTGGTTAGCAGGAATTTTGAGGAAACGAGGCATCGTTTGCTATTTCAGTTGAGGTTACCATAGTGTCTCCAAAAAGAGTAAGAGGACACAGTTGCTTCTGCTAACAAGGATGGCTCAGAATGACTTGGGGGCTCAAGCTTATCAActtcatctgagtttccatgggTGTTCTCCTTCTAAATCTCAGGAGCCCAATCCTTCACAAGCCCCCAAACTTTCATATGACATACTTGATGAGGCTTCAAATTAAACTTTTGTCGTAATTATGTAACCTGCATATTTGAGttgtgtgtttgatttttagGGAGGTCAGCCCTGCaggtactagaaaaaaaaaaagacattcttttagGGCCACCGTAGAAGCTCTTTGGTTTCCTGACCATTACTTGAGCTGAGAGTTTAAAGCCTTGAGCTCGTTAATGTTCTTTTTAACTATTCTAGGGCACTCCAATGCAGCCACCCTACTCCCACAGACCTCATAGTCCATTGTTGCTACCACTTGGTTAAATGTAGCAGCCACTTGGTCCTTACATCACTTCCTTCACCAGGAACTTCCTCACAGCCTACTACAAGTGATGCTTTGATTAGTTTTGATATTACTGCATGCCATAGGTTACTAACATCCCATTCTTCATTGACAAGGAGCTCAGCACTATCTTTGAGGCCAAGAAATGACCAAACCAACCCCATAATCCCATTTTTGTAGGTCTGTTTCCTAACCCCACTGTTAATATTATGTATCAGTCAGGATCCAGTTAGGGGAACAGAAACTTTACGAGCTATTTTAATAGAAAGATTTAATATAGGAAATTAAACAGATATTGGGGGACTGAAAAAGCAAAAAGTGAGCACTGAGGTAACTCAGGTAGTAGCAGGTTGGGGGGCAAAGGGAAGAGGCTGGAATTATATTACAACGTAGAAGCTTGGAGAAGAGACCCCATGGAATCGGGACCCAGCTTTCTGAGTAGAAAATGGCGCTTAGCTAGTGCTGGCATCTGAGGATCTTGGGCCAAGAACCTCTGGAGAGGTTCACATATCCAGGATTGTGAGCACATGGAGatttggagggagagagcatggaagctccGCCCTTTCCCCATACCATCTGCCTGTTCCTGTGTtatatcctttcataataaaccagtgatctaGTAAACGAAACCAACAATCAAAAACCTCTGGGGAGGAAGCACCGTCTGGCTGGTGCtggtcattcttttttaaatcaacatgcattgtattagtttcacgTATACCACATAGTTACTATCCATCACCATGGATAGTTACATaatttttcctgtgatgagaacttttaagatgtactctcttGGCACCTTGCAAATACACAATACATTGCTGGTATCTTTGAAGGGGCACCGTGAGGCTGGTCTGGGTGTGTTGCAGGGGGACGCCTAGAAATTGGAACTGTCACAGCCAGAATGATGAAATCTACTGACAGTAACAGCAAGCAAAACGGGAAATagtaatttctttctcttgcagTCTCCCTCCAGTGCGCCCTATGGGCAGATCCTAACATGGAGCCACCTGGCAAAGGAAAAATCTCCTTGGTAGAGTCTTCGCTAAAGCAGAGTACCTAAGGATGGTTTGGAGCTTAATTACCAGCAtagggttcttttcttttcttttctcctcctaaaataatcttattgttttaaatgtctctttCCATGCTGAAATACATTAATGGCTGAAATAACAGGCAATCTACTCAAATGTAAACGTAACACCGTACGTAATTCTAGACGTTATCTACATATGCAAATCATGTATACATAAGAATTAAATTGAGCACATCATTAATTAAGTAGGATCTAAACTAAGAAATGACTAAAGTCAAAATGACTTTAGAGGGAAAAGCAGAGTCAGATGTTATTTTGTGGTCGTGGGTGTCCAGGGCCCCGCTGCCATGAAGCTGCAGTGGTCAAATATACAAGTGACCCCAGGCCCTGGAGCTCAGCATCATTTTCTTGATTGACTATAACCTGGttgttaaaaagatgaaatgataCCATGCATATTAAATATCCAGAATCATGCCTGGTCCATAATATGTTCAATGAACCCTAACACTTTTTTTCGGATATAAGCACTGGgttccctgcctcccccttcatTCTGTTCATGTATTACACTGATTCGCTTTTGaatgttgaactatccttgcattccaagaataaatcccacttggttgtcaTAGcacataatcattttaatatgctgttgaattcagtttgttaggggtttgttttgttttgttttttaattgttatttaccATATACACAGAGTTTGAGCTTTTGGAGGGAGAAGCTAAATCAAGGTGACCTTGAAAGTGTAACAAGAGAATTTCCTGGACTGTCTGCTGTGAAAGTCATTCCAGTTTTGCTGTCATGGGATATTTTCATAAAGGCGATCCCTCCGCCCTGCTCCTTCAGTGTTTCCAGTTACTCTCTTAGCTGCAAGTGGACATAGctacagacaaatgaaaaatataaactgagTGGTTTAGAAGAAGAATTTTGAAAGCCTAGCTTTTTCTAAATGCCAAGGACTGTTTCAACTGTTAACTCAGGGATTAAGAGCATGAAAAGAATGTCAGGCTAGCTGATCAGAATTTTTATGATTAGAGAGAAAAGCTGGCTTCTCTGGGTCTTTGATCTAGCTCAGTGGGAAAAGCGGCAGACCGCTTCAAATGCACCACCAGCCCATCTGGCTGCTTAAGGACACATCTGGGACGATATCCGAGGGGGGTCACCTGCTTGCTTTCCCAGCTGGAAATGAAGTTAGAGATTACAGGCCTTGTCCTGTAGCAGAGGGGAGGCATTTTTGGTGGGAAACAAAGTCCACTGGTCTTCCAGCAGCACTTGGGATTAACTTGGAGTAGGTTAACAAAGATTCTGATGATAAAAGCCACTCGGGGCATTCACACTTCCTTGGAAGTTTTGATTCTGTTGGTCTGAGTTAGGAACTTAGATTTTGCCTTTAAAGAAAGTGGCCCTGGTGATTTGTATCATTAGGAAAGTTTGGAAGCCTTGTCTAGGGCAAGAGGGCAACTCTTTTCCCAGACCTCTGCTTATTAATGGGAAAGGGAGCTAATATAATATTTAACCACTGAAGAGACACATCTGTTTGGGTAAGGCCTGTCCAGGAAAGGAAGGGGATTACAGTTACTATTCTGTGGAGGAACAAATTTATGGGGCCGCTTTCGAGTTCTGCAATCATGAATGACTGATAATGTCATTAAAGGTCAAGCTTTCTTCTCTGAATTAGCTTGAGTTTGGTTGCAAACACAGCAGGCTTAAAAAGCCAccgaacatggagcctgcttgagattctctctctccttctacccctcccctcaaaaaaaattaataaaaaaaaaaatgttccctttaAAAAAAGAGCCGGTGTTGACGTCACCTTGGAGACCAGGGACCGTGCTGCCACCACAGAGGGAGGGTCTGCAGTAGGTGTCCCCTAGATGCCAGGTCATACCTGACGCTCATTCAACTTTTGCCACTGATGTGGTACATAGGAAGGTTTCCTAGGGGGGTCCTTCCTCACCCCTGGTTGGAACTGTTCCCCAAGGCCGAAAGCAAAAGGCATATGGGCTGACCAGAAGACAGCTGCGCCTAAGAGCTCGGTGAGGGCTGTGGGTGGTTAAGGGTCATCACAGGTCGAGCCCCCTGATGTGGGAAGGATGACACAGTCAAGAAATGTGTGTCTGTTCCCTTCCAGTGAGTTGACCCAGCAGGAAAAGCGGGTTAGGTGTCTGAGCATGCGATGGGTACATCAAGGGCCCCTGCTCTGCCAGAGGCCCCAGAGGTCCCTCTGCCATTTCTAGAATCCTGGTTTTGGCAGGATGCAAACAGGGCCTGGGAGCGGTTCCTTTAGCATCTAGAAAAGCACCTCATGGCACAAAAGGACAGGCTCAAACACTTTTtgaattcatgaatgaatgaatgtgaatgAGAAAGGGCTTGTCATTGAATTGTAAAACAGAGGCCGCCAATCGTGGACAATGTATAAGAAAACTTCAAGCTTCATTTCTCAGACCTTTACTCTTCCAAACAAAGTTCAGGCCTCTGCCTGTTATACTCTGTTAACCACAGAGGCCCAAAGTTCTTCCATAACTAATCGGAGCCTGTGATTGCTTTGCTGTGCTCTGAGGAGCTCTCATAATCCCTTTCCGCTCTGGGAAGCGGGGTGATTGCATGCGGACGATGGAGCAGGGCGGCAGCCGCTTGGACGACTTCCCTCTCAACGTGTTTTCGGTCACTCCTTACACACCCAGTACCGCTGACATCCAGGTGTCCGATGATGACAAGGCAGGGGCCACCTTGCTCTTCTCAGGCATCTTCCTGGGACTAGTGGGGATCACGTTCACCATCATGGGCTGGATCAAATACCAAGGTGTCTCTCACTTTGAATGGACCCAGCTCCTTGGGCCCATCCTGCTATCGGTTGGAGTGACATTCATCCTGATTGCTGTGTGCAAGTTCAAAATGCTCTCCTGCCAGGTGTGCAAAGAAAGTGAGGAAAGGGCTCTGGATTTGGAGCAGACGGCGGGAGGACAATCATTTGTTTTCACTGGTATCAACCAGCCCATCACCTTCCATGGGGCCACTGTGGTGCAATATATCCCTCCTCCCTATGGCTCTCAAGAGCCCCTTGGGATCAACGCCGCCTACCTGCAGCCAGTGGTGAACCCCTGTGGTCTCATACCACCTGGAGGGGTGGTGACGGCCACGCCAAGTCCTCCTCAGTACTACACCATCTACCCTCCAGACAACGCCACATTTATTGGAGGGCAAGACTACTCTTCAATCGTGGCTGGTGGAAACGACAGGTACGTGGTGTGGAGGGGGGACGCTCCCCTTGCGGGTGTCACAGTCACAGCCCGTGGCTTTGTCCGGTCTAGAAGGAAGGTGTTGGGAGAAAGTGAAGGTCTGTGTGGCCTCTTCCCAGGGTGGTGGCGTCGGCTCTGAGACACGCATCGTGGGCTGTAACGGGTCTGTGTTTTCTGCTCCCACTGCCAGGTCCGGCCCTGATGCTGACCAGCTGgaagagacagagctgggagaagaggactccacctgcttctctcctcctccctatGAGGAAATATACTCCCTTCCTCGCTAGACCATGAGGCTGAGGGAACAGCATTTAAGTCATTGTTGCTGACGAATGAGGTGTCGGATGCCGTGACTTTCAGAGTCTAGACAGTAGGACAGCCTAGGCAGCCTGATGGAGACTGTTCAAGGGGGTGTGgtgggaggggaaatgggaaCCAACATGTCTCAGATTGGTAAAAAttaggcccggggtggggggataTTTCCTTCTGGTACAGCTGGACATCCCCGCATATGGTTGATGggcagaaattttttttctttgtccacaACCCACCCCTTGCCAGGAAGGCACTGGTGTCTCAATTTTAGCTCCAGCAGCCAAGGGAAACATCATGGCTGCTGGGACTCTGGAAGTTTCCATGGaagtgagagtggggggtgggcagcaggtGGGCAAGAGAAAATAGGCTCACCTGGAGATTTCCCAGTGCCGGTTCTGAGCCCCTCAAAGGGGGTTTGCAGATCCCCAAACAACTCGGTTGCCATCCGGTGTCCCCTGAGGGCTCTGGGTATCTTAACGGCTGCAAAACATTTTAACAGctgaataaagtaaaataacgTCTCCTGTTCAAAAAGTATTAGGTAGCtggctacaaaataaaataataaccatacaaaataaataataataggatAATGATGTCAATAAATCCTTAAGTTATCACTGGGTCACAAGGACTACTGGCAAGGCTAAAGCTTGATGTGTCCACCCAGGCTAGGATCTCTGCTGGACACAAGCCACCTGGGCCCAGGGACCAACAGAACATGGGTGCTTCTATAAGCACCTGTTGATGAGTTCTGCTCAGTTAGGCAAAATAGAGCCTCGTGTCCATACCCGGAAAATCATGGATCATGGAAACAATCTTTATGGTCAACAGAAGCTCATCTTCTATATAAAAGAAGTTGGTGGCCTTAATCTCCTTGAATCTGAACTGTGTAATAAACCACCACCACGGATCGAAGACTTTAGAAGAGACAGTTACGACCATTGagtgttaaaagaaaatattttcctgtcaCTCGAGATAAGGGAAGCTCATCCCAGAGGAAGACAGGATTCAACAATTCCTTAAAGTTTTGGTACCATGTTCATATTCACATTTTGGTACCATGTTCAtgatttttactaatttttatcaaaaacatCTCATTTTCCAAGGATATGATTAAAATATGcttagtttattattattgtgatttGTATTATATCTTAGGAACAAAACCTTTTTATATGAGAATTCGTTTTGATGTGTGATGATAGAAAGTAATGGAAAAATGTGATTCTGTTTACAGAAATAGTCATGAAATATTGGATTCCTGACTGAGAGCCACTGGTTCTGGGGAGGAAGTCTGGGGACAGGGACACAGCTGAGCATCACCTGTGGCATGCCTATTGGCAATGACACTTGGAGCCCTGCGTGCCTGCTTCCCTCACCCCTTGCTCTGCTCAtcctcccccatcccacaacTCTATATTCCTGGATTTCAGTTATAATGAGCATCAAGGGAAGGTCAAATCACAAAAAGATGTTTGGAAAGGGTGTCCATGTGTAGAAGCAGGCCAGGCAGGAAAGCCGATTTATCTCAGTGATGCCACGAGTCCCACACGCAGGGAAGTGGCCTTGGGGAGTTTTTAGCTCCAGGCAACAAAATTACTCAGCACCATCCCtgttccaagaaagagaaaaagtgccAACACAGAGGTCATCGATGCCTCCAAAGACTGTGCATCAGAGTGTCAGGAGCTCGAGGTGGGTGGCAGGCCTGGAATAGTCAGGGGGTGGGAAAATGAGAACTTGTTCATTCAACTTGTACTCCCTGGTAGGACATGGGCCAAGTGGGGATAGAACAGTGAGAAAGCCCACCAACAGAAGAGCAGAGCTTCCAGCCTAGGAGGGGAGACAGATCTGATCAACTACTCTCTGACATCCAGGAGGGGTCTCATAGCTCTGGACCGGTCAGGAGGATCATGAGGGCTTGCTTGAGGAAGTGAAGTCAAGGCCCCTGCCTTGCAGAACCCCAGGGAGCACTGTTCACACAGGAAAGCTTTGTGACTGATGTCTCTTGACCTCTGAGGACTGTCCTGGTAGCTGAGGGAACAGTAGCTGATACCCAgtcaaagagaaggagggagatgcCTGGCAATCTCCCTTAAGCGGGAGGCAGTATTAAGGGGGCACCTTACAGGCTGTGTAAACAGTATTCCTCTACTACTGCAGGGCACCAAATAGAGGGGCCTTCTGCTACCCGAGAATTACATCCACCTGCTCTCTTGCTTCATGACACCATGGTCTCTGTCTTCACTCGGGGGTTGCAGGTGCCAGCATTATAGAAAGCCCAGTGAATGGCTTTTGGATTCCAACACTGAGTCTTTGCTCGGTCTCTTTGACTGGAAGAATTTTTAGTTTGTCATCCGGGTATTTGCCTTTTATCATTCTTTCTGTCAGTATCTTATGAGGGATGAATGGAGGACTGTGATGTGGGGCTAGTGAATCAGAGTCTGTCCGGCCCCTGCTATGCTATCCACCCTGAGATTATCAGTGTGCAAAGTGGCCCTGGCTTTGGGAACGTGCTCAAAGTTTCAGTGCCCAGGCCAGAACCTTTAGGGCCTTGTCAGCCTTGTCAGCCATTTTAGTCTGTGTCGGCAGAGCAATTGGAAAGCCATTGAATGCTCTTAATGAGGAGGGAGCTGTGATATGATTCTGAACACTTACTG contains the following coding sequences:
- the TMEM174 gene encoding transmembrane protein 174; translated protein: MEQGGSRLDDFPLNVFSVTPYTPSTADIQVSDDDKAGATLLFSGIFLGLVGITFTIMGWIKYQGVSHFEWTQLLGPILLSVGVTFILIAVCKFKMLSCQVCKESEERALDLEQTAGGQSFVFTGINQPITFHGATVVQYIPPPYGSQEPLGINAAYLQPVVNPCGLIPPGGVVTATPSPPQYYTIYPPDNATFIGGQDYSSIVAGGNDRSGPDADQLEETELGEEDSTCFSPPPYEEIYSLPR